AATCTTTAAGCTAAGCTCCGAACATTAAACATTCATATACCTTCTGACGTAATTAAAACAAAATTCTTTACTGCTATCAATCAATTGTCGAGAATGATACATTGCATGTCTTCGTAGCCACAACCTTATCAGTGTAATAACAGGGTCCAAGTGATTAATTCTTTTTGCTATACGTGAATGCAGAATCAGGATTCTAGAAAACAATTCATGCAAATACGACTTTGTGAAGGTTTGGACCACAATATATGTGCAAATGTATGCAGCTACGCGGGCTTCTCCTGATCCATCACTCTCTAATATCCTTATCATCCATTTTGCATTTTATATTGACATTCCCTGCAGGATCTTACATCTTTGCAAAGTTACTAAACTTTTATTACATCCACTAAACAATAGTAGCAAGAATCGAACGGCCTCATTACAACCAATTGTTTCCATATTTTTATTAGCAACAAATTATGCAGAACATTTCTTATACCTTCACGCCCAATCCCCATTACACGTTTGTTGCAGACTGTAGTGCAAAAACGTCCATAATAGCTGGTTTGCGTAGAAAAATAACGTTATAATGTTAAATTCAAAGTGCTACAAGAGAGAATATTTTTTTCTTACACTTGAAAGGCAAGATTCGAGTTCATTTCAGTTTTCAGTCAGGTATTTTGAACTTGCCTGGGAGTAATCTTATTAGTGTTAGTGGTTATTTTGTGGAGTTGTTGTGTCTCTTTGGATTTAACTTAACTTTCATTACATAGCTTCCGAATAATAGAATTACTAGCTTTGTACCGTGCATCGATGGGTGGGattatcatttttttatataattttttgatttttttatttaactAAATCTTAATATAATATGTTTATTTTCTAAACAAATTTTATGTTTTTcgtaaattatatatttttttaaaaattatactttttctacttatatatttagttattattgtatttttatatttaattttgataacttaaatataacatatgtgttataatttattttacttATTGATTGTCTATTTTTTTCACATTATAAATTTGtaagaaaaatattttaatcaTACCATAAAATATATTTAcgtaaatattttattttcaggagtttgatcaaatattaaaaaattgTTTGGGATTTTATATTGCcgtattaataataatattttataatttttttattttagtactaattttgaaaaaaatacttTACAACTAATTGTTGTAGGATTACTAATCAATTGTCTTATGTTTTTCGtgaataatatattttttgtacttaaattttaattattattgtatttttatatttgacCTGGATAACCTAAATaacatatatattataatttattttatttcttgaTTGTCTGATTTTTTCACATtataaatttgaaaggaaaatattttaatcataacatataatatatttacgtaattatttatttatttatatattttatatgtattcCTCGTTTTAATGTTTTAGATGATTGACGtgctctaaattttttaaaagataattttcccatgaaataaaataatgtaatatttatacctataatatatatatataaatatttttgttattttataagatataaatgaaaattatctattcaaaaatattttaaatcaaacttgCCCACTccattatttttttttaaaaatgatacaACTTTAACCCGTTTATAAATAATTTGTTAATTGTTACTTGTATTCATGtttattaagataattgttgCTTGTTTTATATCATTTACGAATATATAATTATAGGtcaatttctttatttttttatacaaattattagatattatagtagaataatagaataaatgaaataaatatagtCTATATATACTTTAGCACGTGCATCCAAATCATATCACCAAAATCTAGTTACTCCAATTATATATACACTATAATTCTTTCATATTttgaatttttagaattttatcaacatatttgaattttatttaaatatttaaaattataacttgatatgtaactcaaagataatTGTTAGAAAAATCATGTTGTTAGATTTAGCTTTCTGGCTATAATCAAAATGTACTTATATTAAATGTGTTTCCAACGGATTAAAAATACTTTTTCCGTTTCAAAATACAAGATACAAGTTTCTTTGATTTTTTAAACGTATTTTAAGgtataaaaaaaaatcataatttcacatatattttatattttttttaaatttaaatttaatatatatacttttattaaaaaaaaactTTCAAAAAATGATTATGGAAACTATTCCTTTTATTTATCTTAAAATATGAGTAAAAAATTCAAAAGAATTTTTATTTTAGAAAGGAAAGAGTAActtaaaattcataaattaatatcaattaaagaGTCTAGTAATTGATTGTTAGGGAATATTTATCCAAATTTGTTCTCTGGATCAACATTCTAACTGTCTggatttgaaaaaaaaattgtcGATCGTATATAAATTTCAGTGAAACAGAAAAATTACAAAAAAGTTACAAAAATAGGCTTATGAGCTTTTTAGGAAAATTTGCGCCAAACTGCTAATAACCTACTTTACCCAAATGTTCTTTTATGGTTCATGGATCTACTTTACCTAGTGTGCTTTCTAGTTTTTTCTTAATTAATAGTTTCACAGATTCTTCACACAACTAGGCGTACAGTAACGTATGTAGATAGCCACTCCCACTCCTAACAGGGATGTCAAAACTAAGCATATATATTATTGATCTTTAGCATCTGCATATCCAAATATCTCAACGAATTTTCATTCCATCTTGTCATCAATCCCATATATATTCTCTAATTATGATTCAATCAAACCACCATCAACCTCTTATAAATTCGAGCACGTATTTAGCAAGTTTCAGCACACTAAAATTCAGCTGGTTCCCCTCTCACTAGTGTCTTTCACATTACTACAACAAATAATACGACGTCTATTGCTAACTGAAGAGTAAGTAATTAACTAACAATTTTTCTTGTTTAGTACATATAAGAGGTTATGGATGGCATTGCAAATTTAGGTTCACAGAAGGCAGTAGTGATCTTTAGCAAGAGTTCATGTTACATGTCTCATGCAATCAAGCGACTATTTTATGAGCAAGGAGTGAGTCCCATGATCCATGAGCTCGACCAAGACTCGAGAGGACAGGAAATGGAGTATGCACTAATGAGGCTAGGGTGCAGCCCTGCGGTGCCAGCTGTGTTCATTGGAGGCAAATTCGTGGGGTCTGCAACTACTGTCATGACTCTTCATGTCAATGGCTCACTTAAGAAGCTGCTCAAAGACGCTGGAGCTTTATGGCTTTAGCAGTGCTTGTGTCAGAATAGTCATGACTACTAATGTAACTGAAATGACTTGAGGTCGTTTGTTTTCAGCTAAATATAGCTGAGAAAAATGTTCTTTCATCTACATGTAATTGAGCAGAATGGCCTTTTAAATATCGACATTAAGAATTTCTTCGATCCTTCACACTAAACTGGCGATATGCAATGCAATAGCAACATACTATAATGTTGTGAATATTATCACTGCTCGTATGAGTAATGGAAAAATCTCTTGATCAATATTAATAATTGTGTAAAAGACGAAATATTGCAATAACTTATAATCTCATATCTATTATGTACTTTATCTATGATATGATTCCAAATTATTTTACTTGCAAAAGTTGTTTAAATTCTTACTAGACACCTTAAGATGTGGATGGCCGGTTACTTCACAACTTGAATCTTATATATATTCGTAAAAACTAAGCATGACAGAACCAATATGTAATCAAAGCAAAAAGAATGGTTTTACAAATaatttagaccatctactttctTCATAAGTAGTATTAATAATATATCATTACTACTGTATAAATGGGCTACTATAATACAAGTGTTACATACCTATTGTAACACCTCGCTTATAGTGTtacaataactataaatctaATATTACAATGAAATGCTGGTGTTGCACAACATGTAACACTAGCACCTGGTGTTAAATTAgatactttttaatttttaaatattttaaagtgGAAATATTACTCCAAAAGTAGTAGTAAAACTATATtctaaattattaattaatcgggAATGTAACTTCAAATTACCTacaaattacgaaatttattataaatcaataaaaaaGTAATTTTGGTGGTtcattatttaataaataataatttaattaataaaagtttttttacaaaaattaaaaattaaaaattgctAAATATTTAGGTGAAAAAAGAAGCGGCAGTTTTCTCCCCAAATTACATATTGTCGGGACTTAGACAAAAAACTAACACAACCGTCCCTCACTCACTCACTCTCtccctctttctctctctcgCCCTCTCTCTCTGAAATTTCTTCGATCTAAACTAACACACAAAATTTCTTCGTCTCTTGAAGAAAAAATGCAGTCTCTTGGATCTGGTATTTGAATACCCACATTATTTTGCTCTAATTTAAAGGCCCGCACTAATTTCTTCATTTGTTTGCAGGTCTTGAAATTGGGGCTTTTCTGTTTTTGCTCCGATTAACCGGTAATTGTTAACATACTTCATTGTTAAATTGCTCCAATTTTAACATAATTACTTGCCCGTACTAATGTGTTTCCTTTCATTGTGAATTTTCAGTCGATTAGGGCTTTCCAATTGGGGCTTTTCCTCATTTAGAGTCGGGAGTTAAAGCTTCAGTAAGGTATGTACTTATACTTGGGATTTGATATTCACTTGGGTCTTTAGTCGCATGGGTCTTTAGTCGCATGCATGTGTGTATTGTTTATTTTTCTTGTCATAATTGATTTatatgtttacttgatttatgtttttatttgttGTTAAGTTGATATTTAGTATGTTTTGGTATTTTTTTATTGTTCGATGAAAGTGTCAAAAATGTCAATATAATGCGATTCGATGTCAGTTCAAATAACTATGTTTTGTTTGATATTCCTCACTGATGAGGTAAATTAGGACATTGCAAAATGTGCTTCTTGTTTTGATGTGAGAAAGTTGTTATGTCATTTTGTTGACCATATCTAAATGTGAGAAAGTTATTATGCTAATTCTAAGTTCTATCCCATCCGTACAGTGGATGCATAGAGATGCTAATTTCAGTACCACCGAATAACTAAATAACTGATGCTTTGACCTTTGATGCAATGTTATTAGCAAGTCTGGACTGAGTCTGAGATTATTATGGCATTTCTGAAATTGGGGCTCTGTCTATTTAAAAGAGCTGAAAATAActgaattaaaataatattgCAAATAATATGAGCTGAAAAGTATTTTTTAATAACTGAATTAAAAGCTGCTGTCTATTTAAAATGCTGAGTGATAATCTAGCAATTAATTTTGGAATCTGAAAATTGTACGTTGTATAAACTACGACCACCATTACATGCTTATCTCGTGGAGTTCAGGAGTATCGTCTACCCTGTAATAAAACAAGTAAAAGTTGGAGTAAAAGTTAAGATGGATTAAGATGACCGAGAAGTGAGAACCGAGAATCACAAAATAGAGAGACTGAGATTATTTAACAAAGATATGTCTGTTTTACGATTATATGTATTTTGTACGATTTGAGATAGATCAGGTCATCTAATGACCCTGGTCTACCCTTATAGGTGTGTTGTACGATTTGAGATAGACTAAATTcgattatttatattttgtacgATTTGAGATAGAACATGTCATCTAATGGCCCTGTTCTACTTTTCTGTTTTTTATTACGAGCAATAGTCAtacttaattatatatatattttgtgtagagaattatattgctaacaaaatcagaaaattaaataACAATTCTAACCTTAAAACTTATATTTTAACCAGTGATAgtatttattgaattaaattgaaAATGTAGTGTAAATGATTAGGGATATATAGTGGTATAAGTGTATTTTAataatgtttatatatttatattttaataatatttaataatttttatatatatgtttgtattgctATTTTACTGTGAATATCGGTATGATGTATATATTTAATTGATTCGGCTTTATAGGTGCAATCTTGGAAAGTGCCTAGGTTTTAGAAATGGAA
The sequence above is drawn from the Apium graveolens cultivar Ventura chromosome 2, ASM990537v1, whole genome shotgun sequence genome and encodes:
- the LOC141705994 gene encoding monothiol glutaredoxin-S10-like, whose amino-acid sequence is MDGIANLGSQKAVVIFSKSSCYMSHAIKRLFYEQGVSPMIHELDQDSRGQEMEYALMRLGCSPAVPAVFIGGKFVGSATTVMTLHVNGSLKKLLKDAGALWL